Below is a window of Jonesiaceae bacterium BS-20 DNA.
GCTTTGGCGTCCGCGCCCACAGAAAAACACACACGCCAAATACGATCGCCCACAGCGTCTTAGGGCTCCCGAGTCCCTCACCGCCGTCGGTCAGGAATAGAAAGAAGCTCACGGCAGTGATGATCAATAGGATTGTGCGCCAAGGCATCGTTGCCCCTCACCGTCATATGAATTCTGTCTCTTCCACTATGGCACAGGTGACAACCCCACGGGCTTGTTAGAATCAACGAGTGACTTCCGGATCCGCTTATGCAAACGCGCTTGGTGCGCAGTTCGAGAATTTGCACCCGGCACTGCAACGCTACTTCGCACCGCTTCCGCTTGGCCATGTAGGAATAGGTCACGGCACCTTCACCAGCGTTGGCACTCCAAAGAAATGGCTATGGCCAGCCATCTACCTACTGCAACGCCGCAGCATCATTTGGGCCGGATGGCAGCAGGACGTTCCATTCCGCATCCTTAACCGCCAGGTTGGCACTTCCCGTACGGGCCAGCGCGAGTTCCTACTTCCAGATGGCAGTTGGACTATGCACGATGCCGTTTCAAGTGGCCCCGACACTTCCGTGATCGACATCCTAGGCAGGCCCGCTCTCCTTGCGGCACGGTTTTCGGTGTCAACTCAAGATGGGGGCTTGCGTATGACCAGCACACATGTGGGGTTGCAGCTCGGTCACCGAACGTTCACCCTGCCCAGCTGGATGTCCCCAACAGTCAGCCTCACCGAGGAATTTGACGAACCCCTCGAACTCCAACGCGTCAGCGTCGTGATCACCGCACCGCTCATCGGGCGAATCTATGAGTATGGCGGAACCTTTACCTACCAAATTCAGCAGGAATCAAACTGACCTCGGCCAGTTGTTCCGCCGGCCCGTCGATTGGCACCAAAATTTTGGTGATTTTGGTGTCAATCGACGGCCCCCTCAGGCGCCCGCCCCTCTCACCGACTCTCCCCCTAAGGAATCTGAGGCCAGTTCTTGGGCGGTCGGCTAGTCGGGCCCTTAATCAACCATCTTTAGGTTTACGTAGGCCACCTCGGCGAGGATCAGTACTACGGCAATCGTGATCACGGTCTGCACATCTGCAAAAGCGAACACTCCACTCACCAGCAGACCAAACCCCAACACGGCGAACGTAACTCCCACTAAGTTGGCGAGCTTGTTTTGATCTGTAACAAGTTTGTGGTTGTAGCCCGCCAAGAGCCACACCATTTTCTTCACACCTACGAGGAACCCAAAGATCACGAACGCTAAACCCGCATATATCAACGTCATTTCCATTTTTGTCTCTCCTAAAATCGCTTTACAACCATTGGCACAACATAGAACGGCACAAATAAGCTGACTAGTAGATATCCGATGATCAACTGGACGTTTAGCTCAACTTCCACCGAACTCTGGCTGGCCAGCAAGAGCCCAAGCACTAGAACAGCATTCATGACGAACAGAGTCCGAACAGACCACGCCTGGATATTGGCATTTACTCGCTCGTCATACTCAATGGCAAGCGACGCGGTCTTGACCCGCCAAAGTTTGCTAGTCGCCACGAGCACTCCTAGTAGGCCACATAGCACCCACTTCAGTACTGAGTCTTCGAGGATGAAGACGGCTAGTAAGAGGAACAAAAGCGGCACATACGAAAGTAACTTATTCATCTTCTCCAGCAATCCAGAACAGTTTTTCAATGGATACTTCAAGTACAGCCGCGATTTGAAGACATACTTTGATTGTGGGGTTAAATTTCTGAGCCTCGATCAAGTTCATTGTCTGGCGCGTCACGCCAACCGCTTGGGCTAGGGCCGTTTGCGTCATGTCCCCGCGCCTCGCGCGCTCAATCTTGACTGCGTTTAATACGCGCAACTCTTTCATCCCCCTCCTCTCCAGCCTGTGACGAACTACCCGATCCTTCGCCACCATGTGTCATCTATAGTTTACATAAGTCGTTTATAAATGACAACCAATGAAGCTGTCATGCGTTACGAGGGTCCCTGCGAAGCAACGAGCAGAAAAAGGCCCCAGCCCCTCCATTGAGGAGGGACTGGGGCCAGTGATCGCGCATAGTTGCGGTGACGCTCAAACTATTAGCGCTGGTCAGCGTTGCTATGCGGCGCCTTGCGACCAATGCCCCGCCACTGCAGCTTGCCTCCCTATCGCTATACGCATCGAAGGCCTCGGCGGGTTCCAGCACCGTCACGGCGTGTGGGGCGGTTTGACCACCACAGAATGGGCGGCCTTGTCGAAATCATGGAGGTTCAACTGATGATCCACCTCAGCAGTCTCGCCCTGATCATCTACACCAACATCGGCCACGACGTCGCCCTCGAGGATACCAACCGCATCGGGCAAGAGTTTGTCGACACCGGCTGGCAACCACCAATCAATGCAGCTCAGACCAGTTCCCGAAACCCGTAGGAGGTCAACACTAGCGCCTACGCGGACTTCGGACGGGGCCCAATCACCTGGGCCTGCGGGCGCAAGCACCACTGCGGCCGCACTGTCGAACCCATTTCCTAAACTAGTACTTGAAATCGAAGGAGACCCACCGGCCCATGATCCCCATCGAAACCCTGTACGACCACGCTAGGACAATGCAAGCGCTCCACCGATGCCTCAGCGCCGCCGTTACCGACCTCGGTGACGGCGGCGCTGTCGACCTCAACACCCCAATGCAAACGAAGTTCGTCTACGTCATCCCTTGGAATGGTCCAACAGCTGATTCGAAGCACTCCATCCACGCCGACGCCCGGCACTACGAGACGGCGTTGATCGTCACGCTTTTTGGGCGAGCGAAGTTTCGCGGCCTCTCGGATGACAACATGCTGCGGGCCAACGGTCGCCTCCTGTTCGACGAAGCGCTCCCAGGAGAACAACCGTGGACCGAAGTGCCCGGCGACCTCCGCTGCCCACACTGCAACAACCGCCTCGAACTCCAACCAGGATGGCAACATCACCCCGAACAAACTGACGTATGTTGCCGGCGATGCAAAGACGAGTCCGGGCAAATACTCAGGTAAGCACCAACCAAGCGGCTCCTCGTGTTGCAACAAGACGAAGCAGGATAGTGCGGGAATAAATCAAAGCCTGCACTTGTTCAGAACTTCACTGCAGTTGATTCGGCATGGCCATGGTGGACTGAGTTCAATCCTCATTTCGACAGTGCTGGCATTCGTAATTGAGAACGCAATCCGACTAATACTTAAAGGTTGGAAAGCAATTACTAATTCGAATACAGGAAAGTGGGTGGTGCGCATGACAAAAGATCTATTCATCGCTCTAACTGCTGGCACAATCGTAGGCTGGTGCACCACCATGGCGATGCCGAGTTCACTGCCTTCTATGGTCCGTAACTTGGCGTCCAGTTAACCCAGCAGAACCAGCGACTTCCGCACCCCCAACAAGACGTTAGGGCAGGACGGTTGGGCTGCGGGAATACACCTAGATATCATTAGCGCCAGCTTTCACCAATGGCAAGAACGCTGCCACAAGACCAATGTTTTGGAAGTACAGATCTTTTTTCTTGACAAGTAACTGCTTGGCGACAAGATCTCTCAAGTCTCTCGTGAGAGTCTTGTCAGTCAAAGATGCATAACGCCTCCGAACATCTGTACTCACATCTGGAATTTCGCTTCTGCGCAAACCTTCGCGACCAAAATCGAGCATTAGTCGCAATTGCCGCATGTTTGTTGTGCTATTGCCGCCAAGGACCTGGTGCAGATAATTAACCCAGGTGACTCCATATTGATGTTCACGAATCAATTGAATTTGATGCCTCAGTTCATCCGTCAACCCTTCCAGCGCGTACTCAATAAAGTACTTAATAGGGAAGCCTTCTTCACGACTGATACGGTCAAGTACCGTGAGGTATTTATCCCTCGTTGTGTTGTAGAAGTTGGATAACAAATGCGCCGCCGCTGATGGCGCTCCAGCGTCAATCATCAGCTGAAACTCAATAATTCTTGCAGTTCGACCATTGCCATCACCAAATGGGTGGATCCAGGCGAGATACACATGCGCGTAGATCGCCTTCAACACGGCAAAGGAAAAAGCCACTTCTGGACGTTGATCCGCACTCACAAATCCCGTATTGATCCAATCAACCAACTTAGCAAGAAGGTATTCAGACTCCTCTGCTGGGGCACCACGATAGTGGGAAATTCCTACAGAAACGTTGTGCGATCGGACCTCCCCAGGCACCACTTCTTCCTTCAGTGGCTGCCCTTCAAGAAGTAACTTATTGAACTCCTTGACACGCGCAACCGACAGCGGCTCTAATTCCCCAAGAGCGGCTTGCTGCATCATTTGGTTACAAATATTAACAATATTGTCAATCTCCACCCCCTGATACTCTCGCGACTGCCCTAACTGGAGATCGCCTTCAATTCGTTGTCGGACTTCATCTTCGGACAACGTGTTTCCTTCGATACTGGCCGTGCCATGGACACTCTTCGTCAAAGTGACTTGGTGCATTTCAGCTGCAATCTCAGGCGAGAGGGGCGCGCCCGCAATATGCGAACACTTTGATGTCACTTCCCCTAAAAGCATCCAAGACCGAGAGGTAAGGTGGCGTTCCAGGTCAACCTGAAAGGTGAGCCAAGGGTGCGTCTCAAGATATTTGTGAGTTGACATTTGACAATAGTGTCTCTATTCACAAGAAAAGTCAAATGTAATGTCTTTGAAAATGTCCAAATGTGCCCAAGGCAAAAACTTTTTGAACTGCTGATATGTAAAAAACTCTCCAAACTAATGACAATAATTGTCCCTTGAACAGACGTCTATCTGCATATGCAATGCCCCACTCTAGTTCAGGGTGAACCTGCAAGTCAGGACACTACTTGCATCAGTTATCCACAGGCCCTACAGCAGGAACTCCGAAGGCCAAGTTGCCCCGGGGTTTCTTCATGCTCAAAACCACAAGCAGCCAGGAGCCCAGTGGTTTAAGTCCCCCGTGTCGGCAGGTGAACCATGACCACCAACTCGAAGTGGGAACCAACCCACGACCTCCAACTCATCACCCTGCACAAACAAGAACTGTCCGTGCGCGGCATCGCCGAACAAATGGGCTTCTCGCGCACGACGGTTAGCCGGCACGGCAAACGCCTCGGCCTCGTCTTCGACCAGCGGCAAAGGCCGGCCAGCAGCACTCGTCCCGAAACTCCCAGATGACTTCACCGTGGATTTGCTCGCGCATGGTCTTGGTGGGGACTACCGCGGGTACTGCAACCCGTATTCTGAAACCGGCGAGCCAGGGCAATGGTCCTGGCACACGCTGAGGAGCCACAACCTGAAACAATTTACAAAGCGGCCGCACGCCGCGCCTATCGCACCCTCGCTCTAGGCCTCGGCGGATCCAAATTCATCACCGCACTCACCACAATCCTCACGGATCCACAGACCGCAAGGTTCGCAATCTATGCGGCCTTGGGAACCACACTCGCTACCTTTTTCGGTTCACTCTGACAAGGCGTCGCCGCCGGCCATCCTGAAGCGCCCAAGGTGGTTGAGGCCGGGCTGGATCAGGCCCAGGGCATTGAGTCCGAGTAATTAAGCCCCTGAAACCAATGCCGAGTTCCGTACATGTAACTGGCCCCAGGCTCTCCGTTGTGGAGGGTCTGGGGCCAGTTTTTCATGCGTCACTGGTGCGTCAGCAACTTGAGAAAACTCAAATATGCGGCAGGTATGCGTCAGAATTTGTAATTCTCTTGCAACTCAGGCGATACCCTGCAACCATCATGACCTTTGCATCACCGCAGGTCAGCGCCGCAATGCGGCACCTTGCGACCTAGCGCGTCAGTAGTGCCACGCACTCTACGTGGTGGGTCATCGGGAAGAGGTCAAAGGCCTTGATCTCTTCAACCTTGTAGCCGTGGCCCTGGAAGTAACCAATGTCGCGGGCTAGTGCGGCCGGGTCGCAGGCTACGTAGATGACCTTTGCAGGATCGAGGTCGACGATCTGGTTAACGGTCTTCTCGCCGGCTCCGGCCCGTGGTGGGTCGAGCACAACGATGTCAGCACCGGCCATTGCGCCGTGGTCGTTGTCAGCCAAGATCTTGTCTACCTGACCCTGGTGAACTTCGGCCTGCTCGTAGTTGTGCAGGTTACGGCGGGCATCCTTGCAGGCCCGCTCGTCACCCTCGATTGAGATGACGCGGCCTACTACGCCGACCGCGTCAGCTAGTGGCACGGAGAACAGTCCGGCGCCGGAGAAGAGGTCGACCACGGTTGCGTCGGTCAAGTCAAAGTCGCCGGACTTGGCAAAGTCCAGCACGGTTTGGGCAAGCAGGGTTGGAGCTTCACGGTGTACTTGCCAGAATCCTGCAGCGGCAACACGGTACTCGTATTCCTTGCCATCGACGGTCACTGTCTCGGTGACGTTGCGGCGCGCGTTTGGACGCGGGTCAACAAACCCCTTGCGCTGCGGTTCACCATCTTGCAGGACTAGGCCCGGGGTGCCGTTGGCTGGTGCAACTACCTCAATGCTGACACCCGGCGTCCACCGACCGGTGAATACCTTTTCATGTTCAGCTAGTTCTTGGGCCGCGGGGCTAGCCAGTGGCATTTCATGCAGTGGGAAGATTTCATGGGAGCGGAATCCGCGCATGCCCATGCGTCCTTGGTCGTCTGCAATCACGTCAAAGCGTGTGCGCCAGCCAAGTCCGCCGTTTTCTTCATCACCGGGGGCTGCTTCTACAACAATATCTAGGTCCAGCTTGGCTAGGTGTGCCAGCTGTTCCTTGATCACTTGGGCTTTCCAGTCGCGCTGACCGGCTAGGGAAACGTGACTGAGCTCTGCCCCACCTACGCCGCCTGGGCCCGCCTTCTTCCAAGCGGACGGCACACGCTCTGGTGAGCGCTCTAGAATCTCAACAGCGTCCCCGCGCCAAAAGCGAGCCTTGCGTGAGGCATCGGTAATTTTGACAACAACCTTCTCCCCCGGCAAAGCGTGGCGCACAAAGATAACCCGGCCATCGAGGCGTGCTACGCAGTGGCCGCCGTGCGCGACGGGGCCAACGGTAACCTCAAGGAGGTCACCCGGGGTGGCGGTTAAAGGGCTTTGGTTTTCAGGAGCAGAAGTAGACACCTGCTAAGTATCGCAGTTTCTTTGCGGCAACAGCACCTTGATAGCGTGTGCCCCTGCACACGTGGCCTATTCTGCCTCGCGGTCTACCGGATTAAGGGTGTGCACGGCATCCTCTGTGAGACCCGGCTGAGATTGCTGAGCAAAGTGCGTGGTCTCCAAGCCAACCTGCTCAGCAGAGTTCAGTTGCCACGGAACCGAAGACACAACTACCCCGGGGGTGAACAACAACCGGGACTTCAGGCGCATCGCGCTTTGATTGTGCAAGAGCTGCTCCCACCAGTGTCCAACCACGTACTCCGGAATGTAAACCACCACGAGATCACGCGGGCTCTGGCGCCGTATTGACCGTACATAGCTCAGAATTGGACGGGTGATTTCTCGGAATGGTGAGCCAAGTATCCGCAGGGGTACCGGAAGCTTGAGCGCCTCCCACTGTGCTTGCAAGGATTCAATCTCATCTGGATCCACGGCCACGGTAATGGCCTCAAGCGTGTTGGGGCGGGTAGCCCGAGCGTAGGAAATAGCCCGCATGGTGGGCTTATGGATCCGTGACACGAGTACAATTGCGTGCACACGGGACGGCAATGATCGCACCGAGGTGATGTCATCCGGAAGCGCGAGTTCCTCGGAAACCGTGTCATAGTGACGCCGGATCATACCCATGACAAGGAAGAGGACCGCCATAGCCAAGATGGCAATCCAAGCTCCGTGTAGGAACTTGGTTACCAGAACCACCACGAGCACCACCGCGGTCATGACAAACCCGGCCGCATTGATGGCCCGCGAGCGGTGAATCTTTGCCCGGGCCTTGGGCTTCGCTTCGGTTCGCAGGGCCGCATTCCAGTGCTTAATCATGCCCAGTTGCGAGAGCGTGAACGACACAAAGACACCGACAATGTACAACTGAATGAGGCGCGTTACCTGGGCGTCAAAAATCCAAATAAGGAAAATTGCTGCCGCGGCCAGAGCCAAAATACCGTTGGAAAACGCCAGCCGGTCCCCTCGGTTGTGCAGTTGACGGGGCATATACCCGTCCTTTGCCAGCACCGAGGTCAGCACGGGAAATCCGTTGAACGCGGTGTTTGCCGCGAACGTCAGGATGAGGCCGGTGATGATCGCGATCAAGTAAAAGAAAATAGGGGTTGTGGCAAATACGGTCTCAGCGATTTGGGCGATCACGGGGTGCTGCTCATAGCCGTCTGGAATTGGGCCGCCATTGAGCGTCATCTGGGTGGCGGGGTTCTCGGCGTATTTGACCCCGGTCAGTACAGCGAGGGTCAGGATCGAGGCCATGGACGCCATGGAGATGAGTCCCATGAGCAGCAGCGTGGTGGCCGCATTCTTAGACTTGGGTTTCCTAAAGAGAGGCACACCATTGGAGATCGCCTCCACCCCGGTCAGGGCAACTGCTCCCGAGGCGAACGCGCGGGCCACCAGAAAAGCGCCACCCAGACCCACGAGCCCCTGGTTGAACGCCTCATCCGGGGTGAGATCAAACCCGGCGCTTTGGGCCTTGCCCAGCGAAGAGGTGAAGAACTGGAACATGCCTGCGACCGCGAGTGTACCTATCGCGCCCATGAACAGGTAGGCGGGAAGCGCGAAGATGCGACCGGACTCCCGTACACCGCGAAGGTTCATGAGAGCCAGAAAAGCCACCAGACCGATGGCCAAGATAGCTTCGCGCCCCTTGATCCACGGCAGAACCGAGCCCGCATATTGGGCCCCCGAGGAAATGGATACCGCGACCGTGAGCACATAGTCCACCATGAGCGCGGAGGCCACACCGATTCCAGCCCGCGGGCCAAGGTTTTTGGAAACAACCTCGTAGTTCCCCCCACCGCTCGGGTAAGCGTGAACGTTTTGGCGGTAAGAGGCGACAACGGTCAACAGCACAACCATGACCGCGATGCCTACCCACGGAGACAGTGCGGTGGCCGCAACACCGGCAAGAGCCAGCGTCAAAATGATTTCATCGGGCGCGTAGGCGACCGATGAAAGCGCATCCGAGGCAAAGACAGGCAGGGCTGTGCGCTTGGGCAGCAAAGTGTGCCCAAGTTGCTCGCTGCTGACGGGACGTCCAAGCAGGAGCCGTTTGACGGAATCAGAAATATCGGCCACGTTGAGTAATGCTATGCCCAAATGGCGCTTTGTGTTACCTCAATGGCAATTTCAGGTGTAGCGTTTTGAAGTGTGCACTTCGTAATCATGGGATGCGGGCGCGTTGGGGCCACCCTTGCGCAATCGCTAGAAAATTATGGCCACTCGGTCGCCGTTGTCGACCAGAATCCGGACTCGTTCCGCCGCCTGAGTCCAGACTTTGGCGGTAAGAAGGTAACGGGTATTGGTTTTGACCGCGACACGTTGATCCAAGCCGGGATCGAAGACTGCTATGCCTTCGCTGCAGTCTCTGACGGGGACAACTCCAACATTTTGGCTGCCCGCGTAGCTCGAGAGAGCTACGGGGTTCACCATGTAGTTGCCCGTATCTATGACACCCAGCGGGCGGAAATCTACCAGCGCCTCGGGATTTCTACGGTCGCCACCGTGCGGTGGACCTCGGACCAGGTCCTGCGCAGGATGCTGCCTCTGGGCGCAACCGACGAGTACCGGGACCCTTCCGGCAACGTTCGGTTAAGCCAGATCGATGTACATCCCAGTTGGTACGGCAAGTCCGTTGCCGCAATCGATGCCCGCACGGGTGCCCGGACTGCATTCGTGTCCCGGTATGGCACCGGCCAATTAGTGGACGCCACAACCGTGCTCCAAGAGGGTGACATTTTGCATGTCCTCATGCACGCCGCGGAGATCCCGACGATTGAGCGCATGTTGACGCACGGTTTCCAGGAGGTCCAAGAGTGAAAATTGTTGTCGCGGGGGCAGGTTCTGTCGGACGCTCAATCGCCCATGAACTGTTGGTCTCAGGCCATGCAGTGACCATCATTGACCGCCAGCCCTCGGCCATGCGGGTTGCCCAAGTTCCCGAGGCGGAGTGGATACTTGCCGATGCCTGTGAGTTGCGCACCCTGGATGAGGCCAACGTATCTGACTGTGACGTTGTCGTGGCAGCAACCGGCGATGACAAGGCGAACCTCGTTATTGCTTTGCTTGCAAAGACCGAATATGGCGTCCCACGCGTGGTGGCTAGGGTTAATCACCCTAAAAATGAGTGGATGTTTGATGACTCTTGGGGAGTCGACGTTGCGGTATCAACCCCGCGCATCATGACAGCGATGGTTGAAGAAGCCGTCGCGATTGGTGATCTGGTCAACATCTTTACGTTTCACCAGTCCGGAGCCGATATTCATGAGTTCACTATCCCCGCGGGCTCACATCTTATTGGCGCCAGCATTGGCAAGATTGTGTGGCCGGAAGACACCGTCTTGGCTGCGATTGTGCGCGGTGCCCAACCGCTCACGCCAGAACCCGATGACACTTTGGAGTCCGGTGACGAGCTGCTGTTTGTAACGAGCGCTAACGTCAGGCTGACTGATTTGCAGGAGATTCTGGTTGGCGAACAATCCGCCAAGTAAGCCATAAGACGAGCGCGAACAATGGCAAACCCATAACGAGGCGCGCGGTTCCAAGCGCCGCGATGAAGTCGGTTCCCGCCAAGTACAAGGGTCCTTGGACTCCAAGGCGCAGCGCAAACATGGCAACCCACAGCCACGTCACGATGGTGTATTTTTTCATCAAGATAGGGTCTTTGCGCCAAGCGGTTGGCCAGACAACGGCCGGGCTTTGCTCTTGCGTTGCAGTATCTGCGGGGTCAGACGCACTTTCCGATGCCTCAGCACCGGTTTGAGAGGTTAGCGGCGGTTGCGAGTCTTCCTTGCCGGCAGACGCGCCCAAGCCCGTCTTGAGCAGCTCGACCATGAGCCCCACCCCGGGCCACCGCAGCGCTAGGGACAGCCCCAGCCCTAGAATGTAAGCCAAGTTCACGAGCAAGCCCCAAACGTAAAAGTCTGAAGCATCGCCCGATTTCCACGCAATGAAGAGACCGATCCCGACCCCAAAGATGCCTGAAAAGGCCATGGTGACCGGCGTGCGCTGGATCAACCGAATAATTACCAGGAGCGCGGCTACAACCAGTGAGCTGATCAGGGCCGGAGCCAACTCCATCGTGGTGATGTAAACAACGAGGTAGATCAGGCCCGGTGCGGTAGCTTCAATTAGCCCGCGTAGGCCACCAACAGATTCCAGTGCACTGAACTCTTGGGCGGTCAACGAACGCACCCCCTGCTTTGGCTTGTCAGGGGTGGGAGTTGCGTGCGGGTCGGTCACTTGGATTCTCCGGTTTTTGCGTTGAGTTCATAACGTGGATTAAACATGACGGGCCGGCCATTTTGGATGGTCACTAACCCGGTGACCCGCATTCGGGAGCCCGGCTCGATCCCCGCAATTTTGCGGCGGCCCAGCCACACTAGATCGAGTGCGCCGGAACCATCGTAGAGCTCTACCTCAAGTGTTTGCGTCCCACTCTGGGGGCGCAGCACCAAGGACCGAACAATGCCGCCGTAGCTACCGTGCGACCGGTTCGTGGCCTCCGAAATTGGGGACACGCCCGCCTGTTCTTTTTGGACTTCGCGCTCCTGCGCCGCCTCAACCTGATCGGCTGAGGCGAACGCACTGCGCAAGAAAGTACCAAATTTCATCGCGGGTTCCCTACCGGTTGGCGGTTAGCCAATCTGGGTGATTTCAGGACCACGCTTGAGCGGATTACCAATTTCTGGAGCTGCCTCTTCCGGTAGCTGCGTTGGACGCACTCCTCCGGGTAGAGTTAATTCCAGAAGGTCCCGAGGCGCGCGCGCCTCATCGCCGCGAATTACCACAACGTTGCGGAAGATCGCTTCTAATTCCTTGGCTGCGGCCTTATCAAACGAGGCGCGGCCGCTGAAGACTCCGCGCAGGAACCAGCGCGGCCCGTCAAAACCAACAAAACGGGCTGGCTGGACACCGTCCTTGCCGTCAGGCATCTTGACTGGGAGCCGCACGAGGAGCTCGCGCCCGAGTTCACCTGGAACATCGTCGACCATCCCACCCTGCTTCTGGATGGACTGGGAAATTTCCTCCCGGATCTCATCCCAAATACCCTCCGTGCGGGGAGCCGCAAATGCCTGCAACTGTAGGATCGAACCGTTGAGCGCAACAGCCACTCCCGTGATCCGCTGCGTCTTCTTGTCCACCTCCATGCGCAGTTCAATGCCCTGCGCACCGGGTAGCCATATGGCACCGAGATCTAGACGCTGTTCCCGACCGGGAACATCAGCCACATCAAAGGGACCGGTTGTGGCCGGTTCGAGTTCCGGAACTTCCGCAACAGCTTCGTCGGTGGATACGGCATTTGTGGCTGCAGCTTCTTGCTCTTTACGCCGCTTTCGCCCAAAAAACACCACTGGAACTCTCCTTCAAGTTTTACCGGGGCCCTTGTTCTCCCCTTGTCACATGACAACACTAGTCGGTTCCGTGACCTTTTCGTAACACAAACCAACCTTCGACCTACATTAGGCGGTGCCTACTGCTGCGAAAACCCGCCGGATGAACCAAAACCGCCCTGTCCACGGTCCGAGCCGGGGAGTCGCTCCGCCTGTATGAATCGAGCTTTCGCGACCTGCTGAATCACCAATTGAGCAATTCGATTTCCACGCTTGAGACTGATCGGGGTCTTTGGATCACTGTTGTACAAGGCAACCTTGATCTCGCCGCGGTATCCGGCATCAATCGTTCCCGGGGCGTTGACAATCGTCAGACCCGCCTTCGCCGCAAGGCCCGAGCGCGGGTGCACAAACGCCACATAGCCGTTGGGGAGCGCCACGGAGATTCCGGTTGGCACAAGCTTGCGCTCAAATGGTGCCAATTCAACGTCCTGCGTGGTCACGAGGTCCGCGCCGGCGTCGCCGGGGTGGGCATATGCGGGCAGCTGAGCAACATCATCGAGCAAGGTAACGAGAACTTCTGGGGTATCAATATTCACCCCCACACAATAGCGGTTCCACGAACCCGTTGCATTTTCCGGCCGACTCATCAGAATTCATATTACTTTTGGGGACGAAAAAGCCTGCCACCAAAAAGATATTTGGCGCAGGCTAATTTCGTATGCTGATTTGAAAAATGCGTTTAGACGCATTCCGAGCAGATCGGCTGACCGTTCTTTTCTTCAGCAAGTTGGCTGCGGTGGTGCACTAGGAAGCACACGGAACAGGTAAATTCATCAGCCTGACGCGGGATAACCCGGACAGCCAATTCTTCTCCCGAAAGGTCCGCTCCAGGCAGTTCAAAGCCCTCTGCGGCATCCGTCTCGTCCTCGTCTACAACACCCGAGCTCTTGTCGGACCTACGCGCTTTCAGTTCCTCAAGCGAGTCCTCGCTAATGTCTTCTTCTGTCTTGCGCGGGGCATCGTAGTCAGTTGCCATATGCCAGTTCACACTCCGTTGCAGTTAGGTAAGGGAAGTAGCTCAGGGGTAAGAGTACTTGCTCCTGTAGATCTACAAAAACAAGCGATGCTTTATTCCCGACAAACTACTAGTCGCGTTGGGATTCTGCACTATTTTTCACCACAATGCATATCCTTAACACGGTGAGTCGGCCCACCATACCTCTAAAACCCATACAAACACACAGGTTACGCCGATAGTGAACCCGGTCCGGCGGCGTGGCGAATTTACCGACTAGCTCTCCAGTTCGCTATCAGCGTTTTGGCTGACCAAAATTTCTCGTAGTGCTCTGGCGGAAGGCTCCGGCCCTACGATTGTCA
It encodes the following:
- a CDS encoding DUF4166 domain-containing protein; the encoded protein is MTSGSAYANALGAQFENLHPALQRYFAPLPLGHVGIGHGTFTSVGTPKKWLWPAIYLLQRRSIIWAGWQQDVPFRILNRQVGTSRTGQREFLLPDGSWTMHDAVSSGPDTSVIDILGRPALLAARFSVSTQDGGLRMTSTHVGLQLGHRTFTLPSWMSPTVSLTEEFDEPLELQRVSVVITAPLIGRIYEYGGTFTYQIQQESN
- a CDS encoding DUF3784 domain-containing protein, whose product is MEMTLIYAGLAFVIFGFLVGVKKMVWLLAGYNHKLVTDQNKLANLVGVTFAVLGFGLLVSGVFAFADVQTVITIAVVLILAEVAYVNLKMVD
- a CDS encoding helix-turn-helix transcriptional regulator, producing the protein MKELRVLNAVKIERARRGDMTQTALAQAVGVTRQTMNLIEAQKFNPTIKVCLQIAAVLEVSIEKLFWIAGEDE
- a CDS encoding Fic family protein; its protein translation is MSTHKYLETHPWLTFQVDLERHLTSRSWMLLGEVTSKCSHIAGAPLSPEIAAEMHQVTLTKSVHGTASIEGNTLSEDEVRQRIEGDLQLGQSREYQGVEIDNIVNICNQMMQQAALGELEPLSVARVKEFNKLLLEGQPLKEEVVPGEVRSHNVSVGISHYRGAPAEESEYLLAKLVDWINTGFVSADQRPEVAFSFAVLKAIYAHVYLAWIHPFGDGNGRTARIIEFQLMIDAGAPSAAAHLLSNFYNTTRDKYLTVLDRISREEGFPIKYFIEYALEGLTDELRHQIQLIREHQYGVTWVNYLHQVLGGNSTTNMRQLRLMLDFGREGLRRSEIPDVSTDVRRRYASLTDKTLTRDLRDLVAKQLLVKKKDLYFQNIGLVAAFLPLVKAGANDI
- a CDS encoding winged helix-turn-helix domain-containing protein translates to MTTNSKWEPTHDLQLITLHKQELSVRGIAEQMGFSRTTVSRHGKRLGLVFDQRQRPASSTRPETPR
- a CDS encoding TRAM domain-containing protein; this encodes MSTSAPENQSPLTATPGDLLEVTVGPVAHGGHCVARLDGRVIFVRHALPGEKVVVKITDASRKARFWRGDAVEILERSPERVPSAWKKAGPGGVGGAELSHVSLAGQRDWKAQVIKEQLAHLAKLDLDIVVEAAPGDEENGGLGWRTRFDVIADDQGRMGMRGFRSHEIFPLHEMPLASPAAQELAEHEKVFTGRWTPGVSIEVVAPANGTPGLVLQDGEPQRKGFVDPRPNARRNVTETVTVDGKEYEYRVAAAGFWQVHREAPTLLAQTVLDFAKSGDFDLTDATVVDLFSGAGLFSVPLADAVGVVGRVISIEGDERACKDARRNLHNYEQAEVHQGQVDKILADNDHGAMAGADIVVLDPPRAGAGEKTVNQIVDLDPAKVIYVACDPAALARDIGYFQGHGYKVEEIKAFDLFPMTHHVECVALLTR